One window of the Nothobranchius furzeri strain GRZ-AD chromosome 3, NfurGRZ-RIMD1, whole genome shotgun sequence genome contains the following:
- the LOC107385536 gene encoding vitamin D3 receptor B, with protein sequence MEPTVVSTSNPSPDEFDRNVPRICGVCGDKATGFHFNAMTCEGCKGFFRRSMKRKASFTCPFNGSCTITKDNRRHCQACRLKRCVDIGMMKEFILTDEEVQRKKDLIQRRKEEEAQREAEKEARRPRLTEEQSQVIATLVEAHHKTYDDSYSDFCRFRPPVREGPVTRSASRAASLHSFSDASSDSFSHSPESVDTKMNFYNNLMMYQEHGNSPDSSEEEGSSFSMLPHLADLVSYSIQKVIGFAKMIPGFRELTAEDQIALLKSSAIEVIMLRSNQSFNLEDMTWSCGGPDFKYQISDVTKAGHTLELLEPLVKFQVGLKKLGLHEEEHVLLMAICLLSPDRPGVQDHTRIEALQDRLSEILQAYIGLHHPSGQLLYAKMIQKLADLRSLNEEHSKQYRSLSFRPEHSMQLTPLVLEVFGSEVS encoded by the exons ATGGAGCCTACTGTTGTGAGTACGTCCAATCCTTCCCCTGATGAGTTTGATAGGAATGTGCCACGGATCTGCGGTGTGTGCGGTGACAAAGCCACGGGCTTCCACTTCAATGCCATGACCTGTGAAGGATGCAAGGGCTTTTTCAG GCGCAGTATGAAGCGTAAGGCCTCCTTCACATGTCCCTTTAACGGCAGTTGCACCATCACCAAGGACAACAGGCGCCACTGCCAGGCATGCAGACTCAAACGCTGTGTGGACATTGGCATGATGAAAGAGT TCATTCTGACTGACGAGGAAGTGCAGAGAAAGAAGGACCTGATCCAGcggaggaaggaggaggaggcacaACGAGAAGCAGAAAAGGAAGCACGGCGACCCAGACTCACCGAAGAGCAGAGCCAGGTCATCGCCACGCTGGTGGAGGCACACCACAAAACATATGACGACTCCTACTCTGATTTCTGCCGTTTCAGG CCTCCTGTGCGTGAAGGTCCAGTGACACGAAGTGCCAGCAGAGCTGCCTCTCTCCACTCCTTCTCTGATGCCTCTTCTGACTCATTCAGTCACTCTCCAG AGTCCGTTGACACAAAAATGAACTTCTACAACAATCTGATGATGTACCAGGAGCATGGCAACAGCCCCGACTCCAGCGAGGAGGAAGGATCAAGCTTCTCGATGCTTCCCCACCTGGCTGACCTGGTCTCCTACAGCATTCAGAAGGTCATCGGTTTTGCCAAGATGATTCCTGGATTCAG AGAACTGACTGCCGAGGACCAGATTGCCCTTCTCAAGTCTAGCGCCATCGAGGTGATCATGCTGCGCTCAAATCAGAGTTTCAACTTGGAAGACATGACCTGGAGCTGCGGTGGGCCCGACTTTAAATACCAGATcagtgatgtcaccaaag CGGGTCACACTCTGGAGCTGCTGGAACCACTGGTGAAGTTCCAGGTGGGCTTGAAAAAACTGGGCCTGCATGAGGAGGAACACGTACTGCTGATGGCCATCTGTCTGCTCTCTCCAG ACCGCCCAGGTGTGCAAGACCACACCAGGATTGAAGCCCTTCAAGACCGGCTGTCCGAGATCCTACAGGCCTACATCGGCCTCCACCACCCCAGTGGACAGCTGCTCTACGCCAAGATGATCCAGAAGCTGGCGGACCTGCGCAGCCTCAATGAGGAGCACTCCAAACAGTACCGCTCCCTGTCCTTCCGGCCAGAACACAGCATGCAGCTCACTCCGCTGGTGTTGGAAGTGTTCGGCAGCGAGGTCTCCTAG